Proteins from a genomic interval of Salmo salar chromosome ssa14, Ssal_v3.1, whole genome shotgun sequence:
- the ralbp1 gene encoding ralA-binding protein 1 translates to MTECFLPPSCSPAEVRRAEHPGGVARTPSSEEISPTKFPGLYRTGEPSPPHDGHHHHEVIDAVSDDDKEHGKKKNKFKKKEKRTEGYAAFQEDSSADEAESPSKMKRSKGIHVFKKPSFSKKKDFKVKEKCPKEDKKDKKSKDLTAADVVKQWKEKKKKKKPTAEPESIPVEIPTFRPIFGAPLAEAVKRTALYDGIQLPAVFRECIDYIESYGMRCEGIYRVSGMKSKVDELKAAYDREECPCLEEYDPHTVASLLKQYLRELPENMLGRDLAQRFEDACSRPAEAEKVTEFQRLLTEVPPGSRLLLSWLVTHMEHVITRETDTKMNIQNISIVLNPTVQIGNRVLYMFFTHVRELFGEVFLRPVSRPLRWSNAATMPALPETQDSIKEEIRRQEFLLNCLHRDLQAGVKDLSKEERLWEVQRILTALKRKLREAKRQECETKIAQEIASLSKEDVSKEEMTENEEEVVNILLAQENEILTEQEELISLEQVLRRQIATEKEEIERLRAEIADIQSRQHGRSETEEYSSDSESESEDEEELQMILEELQKQNEELENKNTHFNQAIHEEQEAILELRVQLRLLQTHKQQELTAPPPAEQAPPIQPSPEARSEEQTKRSVAAVVAAAAAEPAVAVEAKNGKATAAKDPPKPSPSKDRRETNL, encoded by the exons ATGACAGAGTGCTTCCTGCCCCCCAGTTGCAGCCCAGCGGAGGTTCGTCGGGCGGAGCACCCAGGAGGGGTGGCTCGTACCCCCAGCTCGGAGGAGATCAGCCCCACCAAGTTCCCCGGACTGTACAGGACGGGCGAGCCCTCGCCCCCCCACGACGGACACCACCACCATGAGGTCATCGACGCGGTGTCGGATGATGATAAAGAACACGGGAAGAAGAAGAACAAGTtcaagaagaaggagaagagga CGGAGGGATACGCAGCCTTCCAGGAGGACAGCTCGGCGGACGAGGCAGAGAGCCCCTCCAAGATGAAGCGTTCAAAGGGTATTCACGTGTTTAAGAAACCCAGCTTCTCCAAGAAGAAAGACTTCAAG GTGAAGGAGAAGTGTCCCAAGGAGGACAAGAAGGACAAGAAGTCTAAAGACCTGACGGCAGCTGACGTGGTGAAACAGtggaaagagaagaagaagaagaagaagcctacGGCAGAGCCGGAGTCCATCCCCGTGGAGATACCTACATTCAG ACCCATCTTCGGAGCTCCCCtggctgaggcagtgaagagaacAGCCCTGTACGACGGGATTCAGCTCCCCGCGGTCTTCAGAGAGTGTATCGACTACATCGAGAGCTACGGAATGAGGTGTGAAGGGATCTACCGTGTGTCAG gtaTGAAGTCTAAAGTGGACGAGCTGAAGGCAGCATACGACCGCGAGGAGTGTCCGTGCTTGGAGGAGTATGATCCTCACACCGTAGCCAGCCTGTTGAAACAGTACCTCCGAGAACTGCCTGAGAACATGCTGGGGCGAGACCTGGCTCAACGCTTTGAGGACGCCTGCAGTAGACCGGCTGAGGCTGAGAAG GTGACAGAGTTCCAGCGTCTCTTGACGGAGGTGCCCCCTGGCAGCCGTCTGCTCCTGTCCTGGCTGGTCACTCACATGGAGCATGTTATCACAAGGGAGACCGACACCAAGATGAATATCCAGAATATATCCATCGTACTCAACCCCACTGTACAG ATTGGTAACAGGGTCCTGTACATGTTCTTCACCCACGTGAGAGAGCTGTTTGGGGAAGTGTTTCTGAGGCCCGTGTCCCGTCCCCTCCGCTGGTCCAATGCTGCCACCATGCCGGCCCTGCCAGAGACACAGGACAGCATTAAGGAGGAGATACGACGACAG GAGTTCCTGCTGAACTGCCTTCACAGAGACCTCCAGGCTGGGGTAAAGGATCTGTCTAAAGAGGAGAGGCTCTGGGAGGTCCAGCGAATCCTCACCGCTTTAAAACGCAAACTACGGGAGGCGAAGAGACAg gagtgTGAGACTAAGATAGCCCAGGAGATAGCCAGTCTCTCTAAAGAAGACGTGTCTAAAGAAGAGATGACCGAGAACGAAGAAGAGGTGGTCAACATACTGCTggcacag gagaATGAGATCCTAACAGAGCAGGAAGAGCTGATATCTCTGGAGCAGGTGTTGAGGAGACAGATCGCTACAGAGAAGGAGGAGATCGAGAGACTGAGGGCCGAGATCGCTGACATACAGAG TCGTCAACATGGTCGCAGTGAGACAGAGGAGTACTCTTCAGACAGCGAGAGTGAGAGCGAAGACGAGGAGGAACTACAGATGATCCTGGAAGAGCTGCAGAAACAGAACGAAGAACTGGag AACAAGAACACCCACTTCAACCAGGCCATCCACGAGGAGCAGGAAGCCATCTTGGAGCTGCGCGTTCAGCTCCGCCTCCTCCAGACCCACAAGCAGCAGGAGCTGACAGCCCCACCTCCAGCAGAACAGGCTCCGCCCATACAGCCCAGCCCCGAGGCGAGGAGCGAGGAGCAGACCAAACGTTCCGTAGCTGCCGTGGTAGCCGCTGCAGCAGCAGAGCCAGCGGTGGCGGTCGAAGCTAAGAACGGGAAAGCTACCGCCGCCAAGGATCCCCCTAAACCTTCCCCTAGTAAAGATAGGAGGGAGACCAACCTGTGA
- the LOC106569740 gene encoding ras-related protein Rab-31 — protein sequence MAIRELKVCLLGDTGVGKSSIVCRFVQDHFDHNVSPTIGASFLTKTVPCGHELHKFLIWDTAGQERFHSLAPMYYRGSAAAVIVYDITKLDSFQTLKKWVKELKEHGPEDIIVALAGNKKDLGDIREVPMKEAKDFAESIAAIFMETSARNAVNVEELFQKISKQIPPLENPDVDGNEPFKITRQSPPSNKLCC from the exons ATGGCCATACGGGAATTAAAAGTGTGTCTTCTAGGA GATACAGGAGTGGGCAAGTCTAGTATTGTATGTCGTTTTGTACAGGACCATTTTGACCACAACGTTAGTCCAACGATAGG GGCATCGTTTTTAACCAAGACGGTGCCGTGTGGACATGAACTACACAAGTTCCTCATCTGGGACACAGCAGGACAGGAAAGG TTCCACTCGTTGGCTCCCATGTACTACCGAGGCTCTGCCGCCGCTGTCATAGTCTATGACATCACCAAACTG GACTCTTTCCAGACACTGAAGAAATGGgtgaaggagctgaaggagcacGGTCCTGAGGACATCATTGTTGCCTTGGCAGGGAACAAGAAGGATTTGGGTGACATCAG GGAAGTTCCTATGAAGGAAGCTAAGGACTTTGCTGAGTCCATCGCAGCTATCTTCATGGAGACCAGCGCCAGAAACGCTGTCAATGTGGAGGAGCTCTTTCAGAAGATCA gTAAACAGATTCCACCTCTGGAGAATCCAGACGTTGACGGCAACGAGCCCTTCAAGATAACCCGGCAGTCTCCTCCGTCTAACAAACTCTGCTGCTAG